Within the Comamonadaceae bacterium OTU4NAUVB1 genome, the region GGGAGGTCATGGTCGAGGCTTTCGGAAAGACGGAGAAAAGCGATACGTGGTCAACGGTGAGCGGAATCTGACGGAGCGCCGGGCAAAGCCGGATCAGGCGAGCTGCCCGACGGCCTCGCGGATCGCGGCGCAGCCGGCCTCGATCTGCTCGGTCGACGTGGCGAACGACAGGCGCAGGTGCGCGGGCATGCCGTAGGACTCGCCGTCGATGACGGCGACGCCGGCCGCGTCGAGCAGGTGGCGCATCACGTCGACGTCGCTGGCGAGGCGCGTTCCCGCGGGGGTCGTCCGGCCCAGCAGGCCGGCCACGCACGGGAAGACGTAGAAGGCGCCGTCCGGGGCGGCGCAGTCGATCCCGGGAATGGCGTCGAGCAGCGCCACCATGCGGTCGCGGCGGCCCTCGAACAGGGCGCGGGCGTCGGCCACGCAATCCTGCGGACCGTCCAGCGCGACCACCGCCGCGGCCTGGCTCATGGCGCTGGCGCAGGTGGTGGTCTGCGAGGCCAGCAGCGTCAGCGCCTTCATCAGCGCCGCCGGTCCGGCCGCGTAGCCGATGCGCCATCCGGTCATCGCGTAGGCCTTGGACACGCCGTTGACCACCAGCGTGCGCGGGGCGAGATCGGCCGCCACGGCCAGCGGCGACAGGTGGCGCGCTCCGCCATAGGCGAAGTGCTCGTAGATTTCGTCGGTCATCACCCAGACGTGCGGGTGGCGGCGCAGCACGGCGGCGAGGCCTTCGAGTTCGCGGCGCGAATACACCGCGCCGGTCGGGTTGTTGGGCGTGTTGAGGACCAGCCAGCGCGTGCGCGGCGTGAGCGCCGCCTCCAGCGCGCCGGGCGTGAGCTTGAAGCCGCCCGCCGCGTCCGATGGCGCGATCACCGGCACGCCGCCGTTGAGCCGCACCATGTCGGGGTACGACACCC harbors:
- a CDS encoding pyridoxal phosphate-dependent aminotransferase, which encodes MPPLSTLLSSRIGQVRPSPSIAAKARVDALRASGRRIVDFTLGEPDFPTPAHIVQGGVAALLAGQTKYTGSAGTPALREAVARKLRRDNGLTYRVEEIVVGPGAKTLIFNAFAATLEAGDEVVVPAPYWVSYPDMVRLNGGVPVIAPSDAAGGFKLTPGALEAALTPRTRWLVLNTPNNPTGAVYSRRELEGLAAVLRRHPHVWVMTDEIYEHFAYGGARHLSPLAVAADLAPRTLVVNGVSKAYAMTGWRIGYAAGPAALMKALTLLASQTTTCASAMSQAAAVVALDGPQDCVADARALFEGRRDRMVALLDAIPGIDCAAPDGAFYVFPCVAGLLGRTTPAGTRLASDVDVMRHLLDAAGVAVIDGESYGMPAHLRLSFATSTEQIEAGCAAIREAVGQLA